CTATGGGTATAGCCAAGAGAAAGAAGAGCAGCGCATTGAGTCGTTACTCTCTTATAATGTTGATGGCATTATTCTGTCGGAAAATCACCACTCTAAGCGTACCTTGAAGATGTTGGAAGTTGCCAATATCCCCGTGATTGAGATCATGGATAGCAGTGAAATCGGTATTCAACAAGCGGTCGGATTTGACAATATTTCTGCAGCACAATCTATGGTTGAAACCATGATTAGTCGTGGGCATAAAAATATTGTTTATTTTACTGCGCGTATGGATAAACGAACAAAATTGAAAATGCAAGGCTATGAACAAGCCATGCGAAAATATCAGCTAGAGCCACATAGTTTGATTACAGATGAACCATCTTCTTTTACGCTTGGTGCCAAACAACTTCAACAGGCATTGGCACAATATCCTGATATTGATGGCATTTTTTGTACCAATGATGATTTAGCGATTGGGGCATTGTTTGAATGTCAACGTCTAGGCATTAAGGTGCCAAAAGAGATGGCGATTGCTGGCTTTCATGGACATGATGTGGGGCAATCACTCACCCCACAATTAGCGACAGTTATTACCCCTCGTTTAGAGATCGGCAAAGTTGCAGCTCAAGAACTATTGAATCGCCTAAAGGGCG
Above is a genomic segment from Actinobacillus indolicus containing:
- the gntR gene encoding gluconate operon transcriptional repressor GntR yields the protein MTPKRKRPTLQHIADHLGITKMTISRYLRNPESVAYETGLRIAEAITEFGYIPNRAPDILSNAKSRAIGVLVPSLTNQVFADVIKGIELVTDKAGYQTMLAHYGYSQEKEEQRIESLLSYNVDGIILSENHHSKRTLKMLEVANIPVIEIMDSSEIGIQQAVGFDNISAAQSMVETMISRGHKNIVYFTARMDKRTKLKMQGYEQAMRKYQLEPHSLITDEPSSFTLGAKQLQQALAQYPDIDGIFCTNDDLAIGALFECQRLGIKVPKEMAIAGFHGHDVGQSLTPQLATVITPRLEIGKVAAQELLNRLKGEPQQSSIINLGYQIHLGESI